One genomic segment of Anticarsia gemmatalis isolate Benzon Research Colony breed Stoneville strain chromosome Z, ilAntGemm2 primary, whole genome shotgun sequence includes these proteins:
- the LOC142986319 gene encoding uncharacterized protein LOC142986319 encodes MSKAKTESRIGTTASPEACYDLTASEDEDAGGNAEGVAPQNNVPANNQPGNNVPVNNQPENNQPENNQPLNNGTANNQPANNQPANNQPDNNQPANNQPANNEPVNNQPANNDAAAPQNKPAAGAQEGGASNSKPRRRRPKIFGECGIEMRDYNSDDSAGELVSGEDMKLSKDTYFELTDLEIIGVGRLVVRRNRKRPTTGISKNDMIYVIAERSKTKRSHPRAANQRIDDSDSD; translated from the exons ATGTCTAAAGCAAAGACGGAAAGTAGAATAGGAACTACTGCTTCACCAGAAGCATGCTACGACCTGACTGCCAGCGAAGACGAAGACGCCGGCGGTAACGCAGAGGGAGTGGCACCACAGAATAATGTGCCCGCAAATAATCAGCCCGGTAATAATGTGCCGGTTAATAATCAACCGGAAAATAATCAACCGGAAAATAATCAACCGTTAAATAACGGAACGGCTAATAATCAGCCGGCTAATAATCAGCCGGCTAATAATCAGCCGGATAATAATCAGCCGGCTAATAATCAACCGGCCAATAACGAACCGGTTAATAACCAACCGGCTAATAATGATGCTGCAGCCCCCCAAAATAAGCCTGCAGCAGGAGCACAAGAAGGAGGAGCAAGTAATAGTAAGCCGAGGCGGCGAAGACCGAAGATATTTGGAGAATGTGGCATAGAAATGCGTGACTATAACTCTGATGATAGTGCGGGAGAATTGGTCAGCGGGGAGGACATGAAATTG TCCAAGGATACCTATTTCGAGCTAACTGATCTCGAAATCATTGGTGTGGGACGGCTTGTAGTGCGCCGTAATAGGAAGAGGCCCACTACAGGAATATCTAAAAATGATATGATTTACGTCATCGCAGAACGGTCCAAGACCAA GCGCAGTCATCCACGCGCAGCGAATCAGCGCATCGACGACTCTGAttcagattaa